From a single Nicotiana tomentosiformis chromosome 2, ASM39032v3, whole genome shotgun sequence genomic region:
- the LOC104089408 gene encoding replication protein A 14 kDa subunit B-like, which yields MDTSNPAVFVNAELLRSYVGRKVRAVIQVMRSDGGTVIGRSTDEQQIAVKGNPPGPLTTFVEVIGIADSNQSIRAEIWSNFGDTLDTHSYNHVCLLANGDYKHLFI from the exons ATGGATACATCAAATCCTGCCGTCTTTGTCAATGCTGAGCTCCTCCGCTCGTATGTGGGAAGGAAGGTTCGAGCTGTGATTCAGGTTATGCGCTCTGATGGTGGTACAGTGATTGGGAGATCTACAGATGAGCAGCAGATAGCTGTGAAAGGCAATCCCCCTGGTCCTCTTACGACATTTGTTGAGGTCATAGGTATCGCTGACAGTAACCAATCTATCCGTGCTGAAATATGGTCCAATTTTGGGGACACTCTAG ATACACATAGCTATAACCATGTTTGCTTGCTGGCAAATGGTGATTATAAACACTTGTTCATATGA
- the LOC104089409 gene encoding chaperone protein dnaJ 72, producing MDHYKILGLTRSASKEDIKQAFRKLAMEFHPDKHVHSPQQLKENATLKFKQVSEAYETLIDDRKRADYNIRQNSYRNSANNYYSGGNSDNYYRNSYQNSYRNNYGYGYGYSRPADGGSANVFTKLETVMRFMTTRAFLLNAALAGVLLGATYVVDAGGEALWKMQNSGKSFEEAMESVEKAKAFDDKR from the exons ATGGATCACTACAAAATATTAGGGTTAACACGAAGCGCAAGCAAGGAAGATATTAAACAAGCGTTTCGAAAATTGGCAATGGAATTTCATCCCGACAAGCACGTACATTCACCGCAACAGTTAAAGGAAAACGCTactctcaaattcaagcaagttTCCGAAGCGTACGAGACTCTGATCGACGATCGCAAACGCGCTGATTACAATATTCGTCAAAATAGTTACCGGAATTCTGCGAATAATTATTATAGCGGTGGTAATAGTGACAATTATTACCGTAATAGTTATCAGAACAGTTATAGGAATAACTACGGTTATGGATATGGGTATAGTCGGCCTGCAGATGGGGGTTCTGCTAACGTTTTTACCAAATTGGAAACGGTTATGCGGTTCATGACCACGCGGGCGTTTCTCCTCAATGCTGCCTTAGCTGG TGTATTGTTAGGTGCAACATATGTAGTTGATGCAGGTGGGGAGGCACTATGGAAGATGCAAAATTCTGGA AAATCGTTTGAAGAAGCAATGGAATCTGTAGAAAAAGCAAAAGCATTTGATGACAAAAGATGA